A stretch of Pseudomonadota bacterium DNA encodes these proteins:
- a CDS encoding outer membrane lipoprotein-sorting protein, with protein sequence MPRLALLALLAAVVLSFGLGAPAPGSSQPNLRNQPNLPNLEELTRRLDDLWTSSASISRMELTVVAPRRTRTMRVKVWTRGEDRALILIEAPARERGTTTLRRDRNLWNYLPRISRTIRVPPSMMLSSWMGSDLTNDDLTQSSSYRKDFDGKIAGRSESPRGWLVRYDAHKGVVGLWRRIEFVINDQATLPILARYYDRRMRLARVMRFKDVREMDGRRIPTRVILEPRDREGHRTEIRYLDIDFDANVPASTFSLTQLERRR encoded by the coding sequence ATGCCCCGTCTTGCTCTACTCGCCCTACTCGCAGCCGTGGTCTTGTCGTTTGGGCTTGGGGCCCCGGCCCCGGGCAGCTCGCAGCCTAACCTGCGCAACCAGCCCAACCTGCCCAACCTGGAGGAACTGACGCGCCGGCTCGACGACCTGTGGACGTCGAGCGCCAGCATCTCGCGCATGGAGCTCACGGTGGTGGCCCCGCGCCGCACACGCACCATGCGGGTCAAGGTCTGGACCCGCGGTGAAGACCGGGCGCTGATCCTGATCGAGGCTCCGGCACGCGAGCGCGGCACGACCACCCTGCGTCGCGACCGCAACCTGTGGAACTACCTGCCCCGGATCTCGCGCACGATCCGCGTCCCGCCCTCGATGATGCTCTCGAGCTGGATGGGCAGCGATCTCACCAACGATGACCTCACCCAGTCGAGCTCCTACCGCAAAGACTTTGACGGCAAGATCGCCGGCCGCTCCGAGAGCCCGCGCGGTTGGCTGGTGCGCTACGATGCGCACAAGGGCGTGGTGGGCCTTTGGCGGCGCATCGAGTTCGTGATCAACGACCAGGCCACGCTGCCCATCCTGGCTCGCTACTACGATCGACGCATGCGCCTCGCACGCGTGATGCGCTTCAAGGACGTGCGCGAGATGGACGGCCGCCGCATTCCCACGCGGGTCATCCTCGAGCCACGCGACCGCGAGGGGCACCGCACCGAGATCCGGTACCTGGACATCGACTTCGACGCCAACGTGCCGGCGAGCACGTTTTCGCTAACACAGCTCGAG